One region of Agelaius phoeniceus isolate bAgePho1 chromosome W unlocalized genomic scaffold, bAgePho1.hap1 SUPER_W_unloc_1, whole genome shotgun sequence genomic DNA includes:
- the LOC143692367 gene encoding olfactory receptor 14J1-like has product MSNSSSIRHFLLLALADTRQLQLLHFCLLLGISLAALLGNGLIISAVACGHHLHTPMFFFLLNLALSDLGSICTTVPKAMHNSLWDTSNISYTGCAAQLFFFLFFISTEFYLLTIMCYDRYVSICKPLHYGTLLGSRACAHMAAAAWASAFLNALLLMANTFSLPLCHGNALGQFFCEIPQVLKLSCSQSYLRELGLLVFSICLAFGGFVFIVFSYVQIFRAVLRIPSEQGRHKAFSTCLPHLAVVSLFISTGTFAYLKPPSMSSPSLDLALSVLYSVMPPALNPLIYSLRNQELKAAVWRLMTGCFQKH; this is encoded by the coding sequence atgtccaacagcagctccatcaggcacttcctcctgctggcattggcagacacgcggcagctgcagctcctgcacttctgcctcttgctgggcatctccctggctgccctcctgggcaacggcctcatcatcagcgccgtagcctgcggccaccacctgcacacgcccatgttcttcttcctgctcaacctggccctcagcgacctgggctccatctgcaccactgtccccaaagccatgcacaattccctctgggacaccagcaacatctcctacactggatgtgctgcacagctctttttctttctgttcttcatttcAACAGAGTTTTAtctgctgaccatcatgtgctacgaccgctacgtgtccatctgcaaacccctgcactacgggaccctcctgggcagcagagcttgtgcccacatggcagcagctgcctgggccagtgcctttctcaatgctctacTACTcatggccaatacattttccctgcccctgtgccatggcaatgccctgggccagttcttctgtgaaatcccacaggtcctcaagctctcctgctcacaatCCTACCTTAGGGAACTCGGACTTCTTGTGTTTTCCATCTGTTTAGCTTTTGGCGgctttgtgttcattgttttctcctatgtgcagatcttcagggctgtgctgaggatcccctctgagcagggacggcacaaagccttttccacctgcctccctcacctggccgtggtctccCTGTTTATCAGCACTGGAACATTTGCCTACCttaagcccccctccatgtcctccccatccctggatctggccctgtcagttctgtactcggtgatgcctccagccctgaaccccctcatctacagcctgaggaaccaggagctcaaggctgcagtgtggagactgatgactggatgctttcagaaacattga